From a single Micromonospora sp. WMMD1102 genomic region:
- a CDS encoding helix-turn-helix transcriptional regulator — protein MGDSFGEVLQSLREAAGVSLRALSARTHYSTSQISYVETGERRPLPEFAAACDRALGTTPLLTVLIALDGEDQAMRRRALLTTLTAATGTVGIAGATVVAELIRQGLLDASGNVEDWGQVVADYSRRLVVDPSPSYGVALAGQMAIAQQQIITRGATPELLRAAGLLTQLYGLWCGNQNDVTSAHGWYRTAAMLADRSGDTPSRVFVRARTASRGIFEGYTLRETIDRANGALGISNRPSLGALEAHSALVHVHALAEDLAGGRRALGGMLDVAERLPDSGPDGPTARTVSFAHYLEARVGTPTTADEAWQTAEPILRSVPVWWREAQVYYGLSLVRRGDVADGIAYALTAVRALPTPVRTVGVAVADLLRAVPAQYRSAELDELRGYAAAGDGPWVALGS, from the coding sequence ATGGGTGACAGCTTCGGAGAGGTGCTGCAATCACTACGAGAGGCCGCAGGCGTCAGCCTGCGCGCACTCTCCGCCCGCACCCACTACAGCACGTCGCAGATCAGCTATGTAGAGACTGGGGAGCGGCGACCGTTACCCGAGTTCGCCGCAGCATGCGACCGAGCGTTGGGGACAACGCCGCTGCTCACGGTCCTCATCGCACTCGACGGAGAGGACCAGGCCATGAGACGACGCGCACTCCTGACCACCCTGACCGCAGCGACCGGAACCGTCGGGATCGCCGGGGCGACCGTCGTCGCCGAACTCATCCGACAGGGTTTGCTCGACGCGTCCGGAAACGTCGAAGACTGGGGCCAGGTCGTCGCCGACTACTCCCGGCGCCTCGTCGTCGACCCGTCCCCGTCGTACGGGGTGGCGCTCGCCGGTCAGATGGCGATAGCGCAGCAGCAGATCATCACCAGGGGTGCGACGCCGGAGCTGCTGCGGGCGGCCGGACTCCTCACCCAGTTGTACGGCCTGTGGTGCGGCAACCAGAACGACGTCACGTCGGCGCACGGCTGGTACCGAACGGCGGCGATGCTCGCCGACCGGTCCGGCGACACCCCGTCGCGGGTGTTCGTCCGAGCCCGGACCGCCTCGCGGGGCATCTTCGAGGGGTACACGCTGCGGGAGACGATCGACCGGGCCAACGGTGCGTTGGGGATCTCGAACCGGCCATCTCTCGGCGCCCTGGAAGCGCATTCGGCGCTGGTGCACGTGCACGCCCTCGCCGAGGACCTGGCCGGCGGTAGGCGGGCGTTGGGCGGGATGCTGGACGTCGCCGAGCGGCTGCCGGACAGCGGACCGGACGGGCCGACGGCGCGGACTGTGAGTTTCGCTCACTACCTGGAAGCCCGGGTCGGCACCCCGACGACGGCGGACGAGGCGTGGCAGACGGCGGAGCCGATCCTTCGGTCGGTGCCGGTGTGGTGGCGCGAAGCCCAGGTGTACTACGGCCTGTCGCTGGTCCGGCGGGGTGACGTCGCCGACGGGATCGCCTACGCACTGACAGCCGTCCGGGCGCTCCCGACGCCGGTTCGTACGGTCGGCGTCGCTGTCGCGGACCTGCTCCGGGCCGTCCCGGCGCAGTACCGGTCGGCCGAGTTGGACGAGCTGCGCGGGTACGCGGCGGCCGGTGACGGGCCGTGGGTAGCGTTGGGCTCATGA
- a CDS encoding peptidoglycan recognition family protein, which yields MRIPGVPYVQGRNDYSDSDGRKYGVAIHNTSNDATAEQEASYATRRTDGISAHLYVDRDSVVQSLDTEDRAGHAGSSEGNNHAVAVEITGVNGWTRQQWLDRVAWDKLGAALAHVVRKYGVAVRRASVAEMRNNPKVRAFYGHDDMRRAWGGTTHTDPGSNFPWDKLFSSVNAALGNSTKTGEDDMSRRDALLGVRDWMVAAQTGTPPSNDYGMGESTAREAKRTVDALLKPLADRIDALAARPQVQPAPVDAAVLAAELAGNTAFINALAKAVNDDHAARMRD from the coding sequence ATGCGTATCCCCGGGGTGCCCTACGTGCAGGGCCGCAACGACTACTCGGACTCTGACGGCCGCAAGTACGGCGTCGCGATCCACAACACCAGCAACGACGCCACCGCCGAACAGGAGGCCAGCTACGCCACCCGGCGCACCGACGGCATCTCGGCCCACCTGTACGTCGACCGGGACTCGGTGGTCCAGTCTCTCGACACCGAGGACCGGGCCGGGCACGCCGGCAGCAGCGAGGGCAACAACCACGCCGTCGCGGTCGAGATCACGGGTGTGAACGGCTGGACCCGACAGCAGTGGCTCGACCGGGTCGCCTGGGACAAGCTCGGCGCCGCCCTGGCCCACGTCGTCCGCAAGTACGGGGTGGCGGTCCGGCGGGCGAGTGTCGCCGAGATGCGCAACAACCCGAAGGTTCGGGCGTTCTACGGCCACGACGACATGCGTCGCGCCTGGGGCGGCACCACCCACACCGACCCGGGGTCGAACTTCCCGTGGGACAAGCTGTTCAGTTCGGTCAATGCCGCGCTGGGCAACTCGACGAAGACCGGAGAGGACGACATGAGTAGACGAGACGCGCTGCTGGGCGTGCGGGACTGGATGGTCGCCGCGCAGACCGGCACCCCACCGTCGAACGACTACGGCATGGGCGAGTCGACTGCCCGCGAAGCGAAGCGCACGGTGGACGCGCTCCTGAAGCCACTCGCGGACCGGATCGACGCGCTCGCCGCCCGGCCGCAGGTTCAGCCGGCGCCGGTCGACGCCGCTGTCCTCGCCGCCGAACTCGCCGGGAACACCGCCTTCATCAACGCCCTGGCGAAGGCCGTCAACGACGACCACGCAGCACGGATGCGGGACTGA
- a CDS encoding DUF5047 domain-containing protein, with amino-acid sequence MIELSEAAQDVLTRSYRMHLAVESWLGDELLSDAVPVDSGGEETDRTSNVPERVTLTVPRRYRGESWTPIAADHPLAANGQRLRVQLGIELAGGTVEWFQRGWFLIEESAVDGDSVSVEAVGLLALIDEARLVTPYQPSGTFVSTLRGLVEPALTVVVDPALTDRSVPSGLNFDDDRLGAVMELLDAWPADAMVTPDGYLSVVPAVQSQDSVLLITDLAGGTIIEATGGSSRDGAASVVVARGTASDGGQVQGVAYAQSGPTRISGPFNPLPVPFYYESPLLTTAGQCSSAAATILARRMRETAVELNVEMVPHPGLQAGDTVRVSTVDHPDLLCSVEALSLPYTADGPQQLTVRSLT; translated from the coding sequence ATGATCGAACTGTCGGAGGCTGCCCAGGATGTGCTGACCCGGTCGTACCGGATGCACCTGGCCGTCGAATCGTGGCTCGGCGACGAACTGCTGTCCGATGCGGTGCCGGTCGACAGCGGCGGCGAGGAGACCGACCGCACGTCGAACGTGCCAGAGCGGGTGACATTGACGGTGCCGCGCCGCTACCGGGGCGAGTCGTGGACACCCATCGCCGCCGACCATCCGCTTGCCGCGAACGGCCAACGGCTGCGAGTGCAGCTCGGGATCGAACTGGCAGGCGGGACGGTGGAGTGGTTCCAACGGGGCTGGTTCCTGATCGAGGAGTCGGCGGTCGACGGGGACTCGGTGTCCGTCGAGGCGGTCGGCCTGCTTGCCCTGATCGACGAGGCGCGACTGGTCACCCCGTACCAGCCTTCCGGGACGTTCGTGTCGACGCTGCGGGGCCTGGTCGAACCCGCCCTGACGGTCGTGGTCGACCCCGCGCTGACCGACCGGAGCGTGCCGTCCGGCCTCAACTTCGACGACGACAGGCTCGGGGCTGTCATGGAACTCCTCGACGCCTGGCCAGCGGACGCGATGGTGACCCCGGACGGCTACCTGTCGGTTGTTCCGGCCGTCCAGTCGCAGGATTCGGTGCTGCTGATCACCGACCTGGCTGGCGGCACGATCATCGAGGCGACCGGCGGATCGTCCCGTGACGGCGCGGCGAGCGTGGTTGTGGCCCGGGGTACCGCCTCCGACGGTGGTCAGGTCCAGGGCGTCGCGTACGCGCAGAGCGGGCCGACCCGCATCTCCGGCCCGTTCAACCCGCTCCCGGTGCCGTTCTACTACGAGAGCCCGTTGCTGACCACGGCCGGTCAGTGCAGCTCGGCCGCCGCGACGATCCTTGCCCGCCGGATGCGGGAGACCGCCGTCGAGTTGAACGTCGAGATGGTGCCGCACCCCGGCTTGCAGGCCGGTGACACGGTCCGTGTCTCCACCGTCGACCACCCCGACCTGCTGTGCTCCGTCGAAGCCCTGTCACTGCCGTACACCGCCGACGGGCCGCAGCAGCTCACCGTTCGGAGCCTGACGTGA
- a CDS encoding phage portal protein produces the protein MGFWRAVGQFFGLPYAFSAEESEPRPIDRLIMEMAGMGAIPAVSRSEALSVPAVQKGRNLVCAVATLPLQQYAPDRRVVRSPLLDQLDPDVPNVVTLTQTIEDLLFDSISWWLVLETGWNDYPTKVRHLDVGTVSVDPPKGRSPAPLPSGYDPRTPGVWVDGTWTPASKIIRFDSPNPPVRKAGGRAIRKAILLDQAAAMYADDPRPLDYFTPAEGADPADDTKVEKFLTKWRAARKKRSTAYIPWALKYHSVDTPSPAELQLVELQKQAALEIANALGVDPEELGISTTSRTYANDVDRRRNKINDVLGPFMRAITDRLSMDDVTRPGYTVRFDLTDYLKPDPAGQVAYWRGLYDMDAIDSAEVRTLAGLSGPPPKPKVTPAPATDAATARSGADASVDTMVSFADDQGAAMTFAGMDFADGVEPPKVDVDKRTITGLAVPYNKIAKKYGMKFRFRPGSLRYVDVSRVKHLKDHHTPVGVTLSVQDTKRGPIVKLSVLSGPEGSAARLERDQLLYDAQEGLYDGLSIGVDFSLNPDDGDVEWNEKDQVYDVLRATWRETSSTPLPAFDDARVTKVAASRGNGDRSMPCTTCGQVHAEGVACTAPTNQPPANQQPEGLALNQDQITALLSRPGAIQALVAAQQPPRPDQPAPPSGALTLSAEQVDGLIKAGQLGALLGVPNLTPPAQPAPEQRAVVDPTRRTTVTVSEPAPYSFDRQGNLTKGAFDFSTDLIAGSKGDKTAWQRAEQFMRDQFEQQEAAAQFDVDKADAAALNPARPRPDLFVDQRSYRYPMWEAISKGTIADATPFVIPKFNSASGLVADHAEDTEPTPGTYTATSQTITPTPVSGKVEITRVAWDQGGNPQLSGLIWRQMQKAWYEALEAAAVAVLDAASPTAIALTAGGGTTGQTLDSEITAAFASLQFIRGGFSMDTGFAQIDLYKALVAAKDSQNRRLYPAIGPMNASGTTSSRYSAIDVNGVVMLPAWALAATGSVVASSYLFDRESVHGWATTPQQLEFQYRVAYVDLAIWGYKATAITDIAGVREITYDPVA, from the coding sequence ATGGGCTTCTGGCGGGCGGTCGGGCAGTTCTTCGGGCTGCCCTACGCGTTCTCCGCCGAGGAGTCGGAGCCACGCCCAATCGACCGGCTGATCATGGAGATGGCCGGCATGGGCGCGATCCCGGCGGTCAGCCGTTCGGAGGCGCTGTCGGTGCCTGCGGTTCAGAAGGGCCGCAACCTGGTCTGCGCGGTGGCGACGCTGCCGCTACAGCAGTACGCCCCGGACCGGCGGGTGGTCCGAAGTCCGCTCCTTGACCAGCTTGATCCGGACGTGCCGAACGTTGTCACCCTGACGCAGACGATCGAGGATTTGCTGTTCGACAGCATCTCGTGGTGGTTGGTGCTGGAGACCGGGTGGAACGATTACCCGACGAAGGTTCGGCACCTCGACGTCGGCACGGTGTCGGTGGATCCGCCCAAGGGTCGCTCACCGGCCCCGCTGCCGTCCGGCTACGACCCCCGAACGCCGGGTGTGTGGGTTGACGGGACGTGGACACCAGCCAGCAAGATCATTCGGTTTGACTCGCCGAACCCGCCGGTACGCAAGGCGGGTGGTCGGGCGATCCGAAAGGCGATCCTGCTCGACCAGGCCGCCGCCATGTACGCCGACGACCCGCGCCCGCTGGACTACTTCACCCCCGCCGAGGGCGCTGATCCGGCCGACGACACGAAGGTCGAGAAGTTCCTGACCAAGTGGCGTGCGGCACGGAAGAAGCGCAGCACCGCCTACATCCCGTGGGCGTTGAAGTACCACTCCGTTGACACTCCGTCGCCCGCTGAGCTGCAACTGGTCGAGTTGCAGAAGCAGGCCGCGTTGGAGATCGCGAACGCGTTGGGGGTCGACCCGGAGGAACTGGGGATCAGCACCACCAGCCGCACGTACGCGAACGACGTCGACCGCCGCCGGAACAAGATCAACGATGTGTTGGGCCCGTTCATGCGGGCGATCACCGACCGGTTGTCGATGGACGACGTCACTCGGCCCGGCTACACGGTGCGGTTCGACCTGACCGACTACCTGAAGCCGGACCCGGCTGGCCAGGTCGCGTACTGGAGGGGCCTCTACGACATGGATGCGATCGACAGCGCCGAGGTTCGTACGCTGGCAGGGTTGTCCGGTCCGCCGCCGAAGCCGAAGGTCACACCTGCTCCGGCCACCGACGCCGCTACCGCCCGCAGCGGGGCCGACGCGTCGGTCGACACGATGGTTTCCTTCGCCGACGACCAGGGCGCGGCGATGACGTTCGCCGGCATGGACTTCGCCGACGGGGTTGAGCCGCCGAAGGTCGACGTCGACAAGCGCACGATCACTGGCCTGGCCGTCCCGTACAACAAGATCGCCAAGAAGTACGGGATGAAGTTCCGGTTCCGGCCCGGGTCGCTTCGGTACGTCGACGTGTCGCGGGTGAAGCACCTCAAGGACCACCACACTCCGGTCGGCGTGACGCTGTCGGTGCAGGACACCAAGCGTGGCCCGATCGTGAAGCTGTCGGTGCTCAGTGGCCCCGAGGGGTCAGCGGCCCGGCTGGAACGAGACCAGCTTCTCTACGACGCCCAAGAGGGTCTGTACGACGGCCTCTCAATCGGCGTCGACTTCTCGCTCAACCCAGACGACGGCGACGTCGAGTGGAACGAGAAAGACCAGGTGTACGACGTGCTGCGCGCGACCTGGCGCGAGACGTCGTCGACCCCGCTGCCCGCATTCGATGACGCGAGGGTCACGAAAGTGGCTGCCTCCCGAGGAAACGGAGACCGATCCATGCCATGCACCACCTGCGGGCAGGTCCACGCGGAGGGCGTGGCGTGCACCGCTCCCACCAACCAGCCGCCGGCCAACCAGCAGCCGGAGGGTCTGGCCCTGAACCAGGACCAGATCACCGCGCTCCTGTCCCGGCCCGGCGCGATTCAGGCGCTCGTCGCCGCCCAACAGCCGCCCCGCCCGGACCAGCCGGCACCTCCGTCGGGTGCGCTGACCCTGTCGGCGGAGCAGGTCGACGGTCTGATCAAGGCTGGTCAGCTCGGAGCCCTGCTCGGCGTGCCGAACCTGACTCCGCCGGCCCAGCCGGCGCCGGAGCAGCGGGCGGTCGTCGACCCGACCCGCCGGACCACCGTCACCGTCAGCGAGCCGGCGCCGTATTCGTTCGACCGGCAGGGCAACCTCACCAAGGGTGCCTTCGACTTCTCCACCGACCTGATCGCCGGCAGCAAGGGCGACAAGACGGCGTGGCAGCGGGCCGAGCAGTTCATGCGGGACCAGTTCGAGCAGCAGGAAGCGGCAGCGCAGTTCGACGTCGACAAGGCCGACGCCGCCGCCCTGAACCCGGCCCGCCCCCGGCCGGACCTGTTCGTCGACCAGCGGTCGTACCGCTACCCGATGTGGGAAGCGATCAGCAAGGGCACGATCGCCGACGCGACCCCGTTCGTCATCCCCAAGTTCAACTCGGCGTCCGGCCTGGTCGCCGACCACGCCGAGGACACCGAGCCGACCCCCGGCACGTACACCGCCACCTCGCAGACGATCACCCCGACCCCCGTGTCCGGCAAGGTGGAGATCACCCGTGTGGCCTGGGACCAGGGCGGTAACCCGCAACTGTCCGGCCTGATCTGGCGACAGATGCAGAAGGCGTGGTACGAGGCGCTGGAGGCCGCCGCCGTGGCGGTGCTCGACGCGGCGTCGCCGACCGCCATCGCGCTGACCGCCGGTGGCGGCACGACCGGGCAGACCCTCGACAGTGAGATCACGGCCGCGTTCGCCTCGCTCCAGTTCATCCGGGGCGGGTTCTCCATGGACACCGGATTCGCGCAGATCGACCTGTACAAGGCGCTCGTCGCCGCCAAGGACAGCCAGAACCGGCGCCTCTACCCGGCAATCGGCCCGATGAACGCGTCCGGCACCACGTCGAGCCGGTACTCGGCGATCGACGTCAACGGCGTGGTGATGCTTCCGGCGTGGGCGCTGGCCGCGACCGGCAGCGTCGTCGCGTCGAGCTACCTGTTCGATCGGGAGTCGGTGCACGGCTGGGCGACCACGCCGCAGCAGTTGGAGTTCCAGTACCGGGTCGCGTACGTCGACCTCGCCATCTGGGGCTACAAGGCCACCGCGATCACGGACATCGCGGGCGTCCGGGAGATCACCTACGACCCGGTGGCCTGA
- a CDS encoding terminase, with amino-acid sequence MDFARDVLAHPYDPWQRWTVIHAGELLPDGRERFKYRLIIVARQNGKSEIVVVLVPYWMFVERVPQILATSTKLPMAKKLWKKSLKLIEQSGLDQMLGRRWYREANGEIEMFAPARTAAGEPWGSSYAIDASNEEGGRSLSVNRLALDELRQHTDYSAWGASVRTMGSIDDAQAWLLSNAGSDRSAVLNDLRDALVDELPDGTEYVPHDPDTDTFLAEYSAAPDADPLDVFALGQANPNMNRRGQKARDLLADARRAVKTGGKALTEFQTEVMCIRVKILNPAINAGLWSACLDVGTLDDARSRIALCLDLAPDGLHATLAAAAVLLDDRVRVEVVAAWDGPTCVDDLRRELPNVIARVRPQVLGWLPNGPSAAFTADMAERNDAGGRRWPPRGVKVEAIKAEVPAVCMGFEEQIRSQRIAQSDDPLLNGQVAGAERLKRGGVWVFARGGESHVDALYATAGAAHLARTLPPPVGGLRIVTASDEDED; translated from the coding sequence GTGGACTTCGCGCGGGATGTGTTGGCGCATCCGTACGACCCGTGGCAGCGGTGGACGGTCATCCACGCCGGGGAGCTGCTGCCCGACGGCCGGGAGCGGTTCAAGTACCGGCTGATCATCGTGGCCAGGCAGAACGGCAAGTCCGAGATCGTCGTCGTGCTGGTGCCGTACTGGATGTTCGTCGAGCGGGTCCCGCAGATCCTCGCTACCAGCACGAAGTTGCCGATGGCAAAGAAGCTGTGGAAGAAGTCCCTGAAGCTGATAGAGCAGTCCGGGCTTGACCAGATGTTGGGTCGGCGCTGGTATCGGGAGGCGAATGGCGAGATCGAGATGTTCGCCCCGGCCCGGACGGCGGCCGGTGAGCCGTGGGGGTCAAGCTACGCGATCGACGCCAGCAACGAGGAGGGCGGCCGGTCCCTGTCGGTGAACCGGCTCGCTCTCGACGAGCTGCGCCAGCACACCGACTACTCGGCGTGGGGTGCCTCGGTCCGCACGATGGGGTCGATCGACGACGCGCAGGCGTGGCTGTTGTCGAACGCCGGATCGGACCGCAGTGCGGTGCTCAACGACCTTCGCGACGCCCTGGTTGACGAGTTGCCCGACGGCACCGAGTACGTGCCGCACGATCCGGACACCGACACGTTCCTCGCCGAGTACTCCGCCGCGCCAGACGCGGACCCGCTGGACGTGTTCGCGTTGGGGCAGGCCAACCCGAATATGAACCGGCGCGGACAGAAGGCCCGGGATCTGCTCGCCGACGCCCGTCGCGCGGTGAAAACCGGCGGTAAGGCGCTGACCGAGTTCCAGACCGAGGTCATGTGCATCAGGGTCAAGATCCTTAACCCGGCGATCAACGCGGGGTTGTGGTCGGCGTGCCTCGACGTCGGCACTCTCGACGATGCCCGGTCCCGGATCGCGCTGTGTCTGGACCTCGCTCCCGATGGCTTGCACGCCACGTTGGCCGCTGCCGCTGTTCTGCTCGACGATCGGGTGCGGGTCGAGGTCGTGGCGGCGTGGGACGGGCCGACGTGTGTGGACGACCTTCGCCGCGAGCTGCCGAACGTTATCGCCCGTGTGCGGCCGCAGGTCCTCGGCTGGCTGCCGAACGGCCCGTCGGCGGCGTTCACGGCCGACATGGCGGAACGCAACGATGCTGGCGGCCGGCGGTGGCCGCCGCGTGGCGTGAAGGTGGAGGCGATCAAGGCTGAGGTGCCGGCGGTGTGCATGGGCTTCGAGGAGCAGATCCGGTCGCAGCGGATCGCACAGTCGGATGATCCGCTGCTGAACGGGCAGGTGGCGGGCGCGGAGCGGTTGAAGCGGGGCGGGGTGTGGGTGTTCGCCCGTGGTGGCGAGTCACACGTCGATGCCCTGTACGCGACGGCTGGTGCCGCCCACCTGGCGCGGACGTTGCCGCCGCCGGTCGGTGGTCTACGGATCGTGACAGCTTCCGACGAAGACGAGGACTGA
- a CDS encoding bifunctional DNA primase/polymerase, with translation MTATLPDVATLTAEDVRTAARAWHAAGCAVLPVKADGSKRPDLAGWTRYQAEQPSAQQMAAWFNDADRTGLGVVCGAISGGLEMFELEGRAVADGARERLVPAFDAAGVLDVWRRLSKGYAEWTPSGGLHLLYRLADREVPGNTKVARRPKREDEYTDEDRALLAKHPNKVIPTVLAETRGEGGFVVVAPSHGTTHDSGKPWQFSGSSTPGAVPTITWAERDALFAAVHAVLDQMPEPEPPTRPAARQAAQSGDRPGDVWAARTGWADILEPHGWKHVWRKGDMDYWRRPGDDKKVGWSARTGGRHDALWVWSTSTEFPTEESITKFRAYAILDHQGNDHQAASALRAAGHGGDRWPVNEPHRQGRARTESPQKRAATAGPAWPVLHEDARYGLAADLVNLYDPHTEADPAAVMLTFLATAGCRFGSGYYITGGNTRHAPKVWPILCGDTATGAKGTAVAVVRSFWRTHDKQFVEMNTATGLSTGEGLIRIVRDANGDDPSAPGFDEGVHDKRLWVDAPEFASVLERARREGNSLSGTLREAYDDLPLQTMTSGSPLRATGSHVVIVPQITPTELVGKLTATDVANGLANRFMTVCSRMSKTLPEGSAPDPDDVRDFSRRLDEVTGALFRAYHDRGELRRTAAARKLWASEYHKRMNQRRDEAESPVKSLLARWHANSARLSVIYALLDGTLDVDERHVRAALACWDYVEASTRYVFGSAAGDRDLGRLMEFIDESETGRTRKAISVELFQRHKTKKELDELLDKLLNLGGYACSRQVGPNGGAPAATYYRVRSGG, from the coding sequence GTGACCGCCACGCTTCCGGACGTCGCCACCCTCACGGCCGAGGATGTACGGACCGCAGCCCGAGCCTGGCACGCCGCCGGTTGCGCCGTCCTGCCCGTCAAGGCAGACGGCAGCAAGCGACCCGACCTCGCCGGATGGACCCGATACCAAGCCGAACAACCGTCCGCCCAGCAGATGGCCGCCTGGTTCAACGATGCCGACCGGACCGGGCTCGGCGTGGTCTGCGGCGCCATCTCCGGTGGGCTGGAGATGTTCGAGTTGGAAGGCCGCGCCGTCGCCGACGGTGCCCGCGAACGTCTCGTTCCCGCCTTCGACGCGGCCGGGGTGCTGGACGTATGGCGCCGCTTGAGCAAGGGATACGCCGAGTGGACCCCCAGCGGTGGACTGCACCTGCTCTACCGGCTCGCCGACCGCGAGGTGCCCGGCAACACGAAGGTCGCCCGCCGACCGAAGCGGGAGGACGAGTACACCGACGAGGACCGGGCGCTGCTCGCGAAGCATCCCAACAAGGTCATCCCGACTGTGTTGGCCGAGACACGCGGCGAGGGCGGGTTCGTGGTCGTCGCACCAAGCCACGGCACCACCCACGACAGCGGCAAACCGTGGCAGTTCAGCGGCAGCAGCACCCCCGGTGCCGTCCCGACGATCACATGGGCCGAGCGGGACGCCCTCTTCGCCGCCGTACACGCGGTGCTCGACCAGATGCCGGAACCGGAGCCACCGACCCGACCGGCGGCACGCCAAGCGGCGCAGTCAGGCGATCGGCCCGGTGACGTGTGGGCCGCCCGGACCGGGTGGGCGGACATCCTCGAACCGCACGGATGGAAGCACGTCTGGCGCAAGGGCGACATGGACTACTGGCGGCGGCCGGGCGACGACAAGAAGGTCGGCTGGTCCGCCCGTACCGGCGGCCGGCACGACGCCCTCTGGGTGTGGTCGACGAGCACCGAGTTCCCGACGGAGGAGAGCATCACCAAGTTCCGCGCGTACGCGATCCTCGACCACCAGGGGAACGACCACCAAGCCGCATCGGCGCTACGGGCCGCTGGGCATGGTGGTGACCGGTGGCCAGTCAATGAACCGCACCGACAGGGCAGGGCCCGGACCGAGTCGCCGCAGAAGCGGGCGGCGACGGCTGGTCCCGCCTGGCCGGTGCTTCACGAGGACGCCCGTTACGGTCTAGCCGCCGACCTCGTGAACCTCTACGACCCGCACACTGAAGCCGATCCGGCCGCCGTCATGTTGACCTTCCTAGCCACGGCCGGTTGTCGCTTCGGGTCGGGCTACTACATCACCGGCGGAAACACCCGGCACGCACCCAAGGTGTGGCCCATCCTCTGCGGCGACACCGCAACCGGCGCCAAGGGCACCGCCGTAGCAGTCGTCCGATCCTTCTGGCGAACCCATGACAAACAGTTCGTGGAGATGAACACCGCCACCGGCCTGTCGACCGGTGAAGGCTTGATCCGTATCGTCCGAGACGCGAACGGCGACGACCCGTCAGCGCCCGGGTTCGACGAGGGTGTGCACGACAAGCGGTTGTGGGTCGACGCCCCCGAGTTCGCCAGCGTCTTGGAGCGCGCCCGACGGGAGGGGAACTCCCTCTCCGGGACCCTCCGGGAGGCGTACGACGACCTGCCGTTGCAGACGATGACCAGCGGCTCGCCGCTACGGGCTACTGGCTCTCACGTTGTCATCGTTCCGCAGATCACGCCGACCGAACTGGTCGGGAAGCTCACCGCTACCGACGTGGCGAACGGGCTCGCGAACCGGTTCATGACTGTCTGCTCCCGGATGAGTAAGACCCTGCCGGAAGGGTCGGCGCCCGATCCGGACGACGTACGCGACTTCAGCCGTCGGCTGGACGAGGTCACCGGGGCCCTGTTCCGCGCCTATCACGACCGTGGTGAACTCCGCCGTACGGCGGCAGCGCGGAAGCTGTGGGCATCGGAGTACCACAAGCGGATGAACCAGCGACGCGACGAGGCCGAGTCGCCGGTCAAGTCGCTGCTCGCTCGCTGGCACGCCAACAGTGCCCGACTGTCGGTCATCTACGCCCTCCTGGACGGCACGCTCGATGTCGACGAGCGGCACGTACGGGCCGCCCTCGCATGTTGGGACTACGTCGAGGCCAGCACCCGCTACGTGTTCGGGTCGGCCGCCGGAGACCGGGACCTGGGTCGGCTCATGGAGTTCATCGACGAGTCGGAGACCGGGCGTACCCGCAAGGCCATCTCGGTTGAGCTGTTCCAGCGCCACAAGACCAAGAAGGAGCTGGACGAACTGCTCGACAAGCTGCTCAACCTCGGTGGCTACGCCTGCTCACGGCAGGTCGGTCCGAACGGTGGGGCGCCGGCAGCGACGTACTACCGGGTGCGGTCCGGGGGTTAG
- a CDS encoding helix-turn-helix transcriptional regulator, translating into MRALRLETGLTQVALARRSGVDDTYISRLEAGRRVWPAIRITQALAAALNVPTDALLAADRGVVNDDHR; encoded by the coding sequence TTGCGTGCGCTGCGCCTCGAAACCGGGCTGACACAAGTCGCTTTGGCCAGGCGTTCCGGTGTCGACGACACCTACATCTCCCGGCTCGAAGCTGGCCGCCGCGTATGGCCGGCCATCCGTATCACGCAGGCGCTCGCGGCGGCACTCAACGTGCCGACTGATGCCCTGCTCGCTGCTGACCGTGGGGTGGTCAACGATGACCACCGCTGA